Proteins from a single region of Terriglobales bacterium:
- a CDS encoding TonB-dependent receptor, protein MKSVMTNLLDLHPVSRATRAARQCCGRNLSLVVTLLVLIAVASPCVAQTDRGTIEGLVTDQSGAVVPGASVQIVQTQTNTARDYTTNNEGLYTAPNLPLGTYKVVVKKQGFGALVRDRIEIRPNVKVRVDMSLTPGAVQQEVTVSSEAPLLDVSTTSNTAGLGEKLVNDLPVINPAYQRSVTQLLNNLPGSTNSGDFVTKLNGGAAGDLEVYLDGAPGSEWGIARGGFSEVSPAIEQVGEFSVASNGFNAEYGGFGNSVVNVTIKSGTSQLHGSVWDHLSNDALNAKNYFATGVTPFKQNEGGFTLGGPIVIPRVYNGKNKTFFFGSLNLFRSRVGASGNLITVPTARMLGRSNPAGDFDFSELGVPIYDPTTGNPFPGNIIPHNRISPAAAEIVPFIPSPDMPGIVNNFHSAVAPNWPWLNSYTTVVKVDHSLSNTQKVSVTYQNGIKHRVIWEQGLGPHPVWGADQTNPLDHVTDQIANNWKFRFNHDYIISPTLINHVVFSVDSYKNRGANKTAGQGWDNQLGITGIPADDGSFPAINFSGGVAAPINFGRSYDEDWREKRFFISENITWIHGKHTFKFGGEWGRNHEDRRFGGASGTFTFSNNATGLPSVPNSGSSFASFLLGRVTQASAYIPLETRLRFNKYGLFAQDEWKVTNSLTISYGLRWDYMPPMYEVDDFLTSFDPNLPNPGAGGRLGALAYAGKDGYNRTFQDPWRRGFGPRLGIAYQLSEKTVVRASSGIVYANSGNQVPFTTTGADGYTALPTFNSPDGGYTPVFLMGTESFPQNFNMPPVIDPSFLNGQAISYIPRTADRLPQIVNWNLAIQRELIPNLSLEVAYQGSRSTHLTLGSGSSQINYLPASNLGLGFLLLQPITSPAVVGAGYTAPYANFNTDFPNGTNTLAQALKPYPQYQNVRSNVALLPEGKASFHSLQMKATQRYSRGLVGTFYFTWMKSITNANGGNTTYANFAEGFLQYPGDRSTFVDPGTPKFVFGASYSYDLPFGHGKTFLKDAPKAVDLVLGGWTLSGSLRYQSGAPLQIAAINPFAATFGYSDYFPGVYVNWNGQNPYGDTSDPNNYLNPAAFSAPPFFAFGDAPRFWSNITSPWLKQESLSLRKTFQLTERLKFELGADATNPFNIVRWGSPNTTFGVAGGSALPTFGKITTTQGARQMQINMKLAF, encoded by the coding sequence ATGAAGAGCGTTATGACAAACCTCCTTGACCTACATCCAGTGTCGCGCGCAACGAGGGCTGCTCGTCAGTGTTGCGGACGCAACCTGTCACTTGTGGTCACCCTGCTGGTACTGATTGCCGTTGCTTCGCCATGCGTTGCGCAGACGGACCGCGGAACCATTGAAGGGCTTGTGACCGACCAGAGCGGTGCGGTCGTTCCGGGCGCATCCGTTCAGATTGTCCAGACCCAGACGAACACGGCTCGTGATTACACAACGAACAACGAGGGGTTATACACGGCACCGAACTTGCCGCTGGGAACCTATAAGGTGGTCGTCAAGAAACAAGGGTTTGGAGCGCTGGTTCGCGACAGGATCGAGATCCGTCCGAACGTAAAAGTACGCGTCGATATGTCGCTGACTCCCGGTGCCGTTCAGCAGGAAGTCACGGTCAGTTCTGAGGCTCCGCTCCTTGACGTTTCCACCACCAGCAACACGGCGGGTTTAGGAGAGAAGTTAGTCAACGACCTCCCGGTGATCAACCCCGCTTACCAGCGCTCGGTCACGCAGTTGCTCAACAACCTGCCCGGATCGACGAACTCGGGAGACTTCGTTACCAAACTGAACGGTGGCGCGGCAGGAGACCTTGAAGTTTACCTGGACGGCGCACCCGGCAGTGAATGGGGAATCGCTCGCGGGGGCTTCTCCGAAGTCTCGCCGGCGATCGAGCAAGTCGGAGAATTCAGCGTGGCGTCGAACGGCTTCAACGCCGAGTATGGCGGTTTCGGAAACTCGGTCGTCAACGTCACGATTAAATCGGGGACCAGTCAGCTACACGGTTCCGTTTGGGACCACCTCAGCAATGACGCCCTTAACGCAAAGAATTACTTTGCAACGGGTGTGACGCCGTTTAAGCAGAACGAAGGCGGCTTTACCCTGGGCGGACCAATCGTCATTCCGCGCGTCTACAACGGCAAAAATAAGACGTTTTTCTTCGGCAGCCTCAACCTGTTCCGTTCGCGGGTCGGAGCTAGCGGGAACCTGATCACCGTTCCTACGGCACGCATGCTTGGGCGAAGCAATCCCGCAGGGGATTTCGATTTCTCCGAACTGGGTGTTCCCATTTACGATCCCACTACCGGTAATCCATTCCCCGGTAACATCATCCCCCACAATCGAATCAGCCCCGCGGCGGCAGAAATCGTTCCGTTCATTCCTTCGCCCGATATGCCCGGCATTGTGAACAACTTCCACAGCGCCGTTGCGCCGAACTGGCCATGGCTTAACTCCTATACGACTGTAGTAAAAGTGGACCACAGCCTTTCCAACACCCAGAAGGTGTCCGTCACCTATCAGAACGGAATCAAACACCGCGTCATTTGGGAACAAGGCCTTGGACCACATCCTGTCTGGGGTGCCGATCAAACCAACCCACTGGATCACGTCACAGATCAGATAGCCAACAACTGGAAATTCCGTTTCAATCACGACTACATCATCAGCCCAACGCTGATCAACCACGTCGTGTTTTCGGTGGACAGTTATAAGAATCGCGGGGCTAATAAGACCGCGGGCCAGGGATGGGATAACCAACTCGGGATCACGGGTATTCCAGCAGATGACGGTTCGTTCCCGGCAATTAACTTCTCGGGCGGTGTTGCTGCTCCCATAAACTTTGGCCGTTCCTACGATGAAGATTGGCGGGAAAAGCGCTTCTTCATCAGCGAGAACATCACCTGGATTCACGGTAAGCACACGTTTAAGTTCGGCGGAGAATGGGGACGGAATCACGAAGACCGCCGTTTCGGCGGTGCATCGGGAACGTTTACGTTCTCCAATAATGCAACGGGATTACCTTCGGTTCCGAATTCGGGCAGCTCATTTGCGTCCTTCCTGTTAGGCAGGGTGACGCAAGCCAGTGCGTACATCCCGCTCGAGACCCGCTTGCGTTTCAACAAGTACGGACTCTTCGCACAAGACGAATGGAAGGTTACGAACAGTCTGACAATCTCGTATGGGTTGCGGTGGGACTACATGCCGCCAATGTACGAGGTGGACGATTTTCTGACCAGCTTTGATCCGAATTTGCCGAACCCGGGAGCAGGTGGACGGCTCGGAGCCTTGGCTTACGCCGGAAAAGATGGTTATAACCGTACATTCCAGGATCCTTGGCGCCGCGGTTTCGGTCCTCGGCTGGGCATTGCATATCAACTCAGTGAGAAGACGGTTGTCCGTGCGTCTTCCGGAATCGTTTACGCAAACAGTGGCAACCAGGTACCGTTCACGACTACGGGTGCGGATGGTTACACAGCTCTGCCTACATTCAATTCGCCGGACGGTGGTTACACGCCGGTATTTCTGATGGGAACGGAGTCGTTTCCGCAGAATTTCAACATGCCGCCGGTCATAGACCCGAGTTTCTTAAACGGACAGGCGATCAGCTATATTCCGCGGACTGCCGACCGGCTACCTCAGATTGTGAACTGGAACCTCGCTATTCAGCGCGAGCTGATTCCTAACCTCTCTCTGGAAGTTGCGTATCAGGGCTCACGTTCGACGCACCTGACCCTGGGCTCAGGCTCATCGCAAATCAACTATTTGCCAGCCAGCAATCTCGGGTTGGGCTTCCTGCTTCTGCAGCCGATCACTTCTCCGGCTGTGGTTGGCGCCGGCTACACGGCTCCGTATGCGAACTTCAACACTGATTTTCCGAATGGCACGAACACACTTGCACAGGCACTGAAGCCCTACCCTCAGTACCAGAACGTGCGGAGCAACGTAGCATTACTGCCTGAGGGCAAGGCCAGCTTCCACTCGCTGCAAATGAAGGCCACGCAGCGTTACTCGCGCGGTCTTGTCGGGACCTTCTACTTCACCTGGATGAAGAGCATTACGAATGCGAACGGTGGAAACACTACCTATGCCAATTTCGCCGAAGGCTTCTTGCAGTATCCGGGTGACCGTTCAACGTTCGTCGATCCGGGAACACCGAAGTTTGTTTTCGGAGCGAGCTATTCCTACGATCTGCCGTTCGGGCATGGGAAAACGTTCCTGAAGGATGCCCCGAAGGCGGTCGATCTTGTCCTGGGTGGATGGACACTCAGCGGCAGCTTGCGGTACCAGTCTGGCGCGCCGCTCCAGATTGCCGCGATTAACCCGTTCGCTGCAACGTTCGGCTACTCAGATTATTTCCCTGGTGTGTATGTAAATTGGAACGGCCAGAACCCATACGGCGACACCTCGGATCCGAACAACTACCTCAACCCGGCGGCATTCTCGGCACCGCCATTCTTTGCCTTCGGAGACGCCCCGCGTTTCTGGAGCAATATAACGTCACCGTGGCTGAAGCAAGAAAGTCTTTCGTTACGGAAGACGTTCCAGTTGACTGAGCGCTTGAAATTCGAGTTGGGCGCGGATGCCACGAACCCGTTCAACATAGTGCGTTGGGGCAGCCCTAACACTACGTTCGGAGTCGCAGGCGGGTCAGCTTTGCCGACGTTCGGGAAGATCACTACGACTCAGGGTGCGCGTCAGATGCAAATCAATATGAAGTTGGCGTTCTAA
- a CDS encoding tannase/feruloyl esterase family alpha/beta hydrolase: MNTRLWCFVPFLIAATLTGIAQENNCADILSLKIPQVEITKAVRVAEGSSVPGPYGQGPISNLPAYCRVEGVMNRRTGVGGEEFGINFALAMPDKWNGDFLMQGGGGGNGIVMPPLGLVAAGNTPALMRGFAVVSNDTGHKSHTGPFDFGFMRDQQASIDFAYAANAQVAALAKQLIARHYGKPAAYSYFAGCSTGGREGMILSQRFPTVFNGIISGDPAMRTGLSNLAIGRWIPIAFNQIAPKDAAGKPVIDRSITDNDRKLIADALLKLCDAKDGIADGLISDPLACDFDPGMLACKGAKDDSCIAPATVAAIKKALAGPKTSGGTQVYPAFPYDTGITGGAPLRGLLSPGPGIFGPATTDMSMDVASEALSAIQPLVDSMATNLTTFSGNGGKLIFYHGVSDPWFSALDTFGYFKEVASTNGGSEAVSKWSQFYFVPGMSHCGGGQSLDQFDLLGAMVSWVEKGITPNSVISTGKAFPGRSRPLCPYPKHAQYKGNGDPNDADNFECR; encoded by the coding sequence ATGAACACACGACTGTGGTGCTTCGTACCGTTTCTGATCGCTGCAACGTTAACTGGAATAGCGCAAGAGAATAACTGCGCGGATATTCTCTCTCTTAAGATCCCTCAGGTTGAAATCACCAAAGCTGTGCGCGTTGCAGAAGGAAGTTCAGTGCCGGGTCCTTACGGCCAGGGGCCGATATCGAACCTCCCTGCGTATTGTCGTGTGGAGGGTGTGATGAACCGACGCACGGGCGTCGGGGGTGAAGAATTTGGCATCAACTTCGCCCTCGCCATGCCCGACAAGTGGAATGGTGATTTTCTGATGCAAGGCGGAGGCGGTGGAAATGGAATTGTAATGCCCCCGCTTGGCTTAGTTGCCGCCGGGAACACACCTGCGCTAATGCGCGGGTTCGCAGTAGTCAGCAACGACACTGGCCATAAAAGTCACACTGGGCCATTTGACTTCGGGTTTATGAGAGACCAGCAAGCCTCGATCGACTTCGCCTATGCCGCTAACGCTCAGGTCGCAGCACTCGCCAAGCAACTGATCGCGCGCCATTACGGAAAGCCGGCGGCTTACTCCTACTTCGCTGGCTGTTCCACAGGAGGTCGCGAGGGGATGATTTTGTCGCAGCGCTTCCCCACCGTTTTCAACGGAATCATCTCCGGGGATCCGGCTATGCGCACCGGCCTCTCCAACCTGGCGATAGGCAGATGGATACCAATCGCCTTTAATCAGATTGCACCAAAAGACGCAGCCGGCAAGCCGGTCATTGATCGATCCATCACCGATAATGACCGAAAGCTGATTGCGGATGCGCTCCTGAAGCTCTGTGACGCGAAAGACGGCATTGCGGACGGACTCATCTCCGACCCGCTTGCATGCGACTTCGATCCTGGAATGCTGGCGTGCAAGGGAGCGAAGGACGATTCCTGCATTGCTCCCGCTACAGTCGCTGCAATTAAGAAGGCCCTTGCGGGCCCAAAAACATCAGGTGGAACCCAGGTCTATCCTGCGTTTCCATATGACACCGGCATCACCGGCGGAGCGCCGTTGCGCGGACTGCTCTCGCCAGGTCCGGGCATCTTTGGGCCGGCCACGACCGATATGTCGATGGACGTCGCGAGCGAAGCCCTTTCCGCCATCCAGCCCCTAGTGGACTCGATGGCCACGAATCTGACAACGTTCTCGGGCAATGGCGGCAAGCTGATTTTCTACCACGGCGTCAGCGATCCATGGTTCTCTGCTCTCGATACGTTCGGCTATTTCAAAGAAGTGGCCTCAACGAATGGCGGGTCGGAAGCCGTCTCCAAGTGGAGTCAGTTCTACTTCGTTCCGGGCATGAGCCATTGTGGTGGCGGTCAGTCCCTCGATCAATTCGACTTGTTGGGAGCTATGGTGAGTTGGGTGGAGAAAGGCATCACACCCAACTCGGTCATTTCAACAGGCAAGGCTTTTCCGGGACGCAGTCGCCCCCTGTGCCCATATCCAAAGCACGCGCAATACAAAGGAAATGGCGACCCGAACGACGCTGACAATTTCGAGTGCCGTTAA
- a CDS encoding SGNH/GDSL hydrolase family protein, with translation MRRLRLLLLAIVVLSIPVSARTVPKQAHWVSAWSTAIHAPLSFPGAPPPPMFENQTIRMVVRPTIGGDRVRIRLSNAFGTDALTVGPAHIAISAGGAKIVADSDRTLTFYGKSSVKIPRGAPLLSDPVDLKFAPFAELVISIFVPARTPASSVHFWGQHESYISGPGDFTSKVDIADAKTSTMWYWLAGVEVWSSDQTETTVALGDSITDGVGAKQGDYSGWPDLLANRLSAQKGQPPMAVVNEGIGGNRILHDGAGVNALARLDRDVLSQPGVVNLIVLEGINDIGWPRMKPRMPGGEQLKEPPFAREMVSADEIIGGLKQIVERAHQHGIRVFGATLTPYEGADYYTVDGEEIRQAVNQWIRSSGTFDGVIDFDAAVRDPKQPSRFREGYHSGDSLHPSAAGFKAMADAIDLTMLRASSSAAAKK, from the coding sequence GTGCGCAGATTAAGACTTCTTTTACTCGCGATCGTGGTACTCAGTATTCCGGTAAGTGCGCGAACTGTGCCTAAGCAGGCACACTGGGTAAGTGCCTGGAGTACTGCTATTCACGCGCCGCTTTCCTTCCCGGGTGCTCCACCGCCGCCGATGTTTGAAAACCAGACGATTCGGATGGTGGTGCGACCGACAATCGGAGGCGACCGTGTCCGTATCAGGTTATCGAATGCGTTTGGTACGGATGCCCTGACGGTCGGACCGGCGCACATTGCGATTAGTGCGGGTGGGGCAAAGATCGTTGCAGACTCCGATCGTACTCTGACCTTCTACGGCAAGAGCTCTGTGAAGATTCCACGTGGAGCGCCGTTGTTGAGCGATCCTGTCGACTTGAAATTCGCTCCGTTTGCCGAGTTGGTGATCAGTATTTTTGTTCCTGCACGAACGCCAGCTTCTTCGGTCCACTTCTGGGGCCAGCATGAAAGCTACATTTCAGGGCCGGGCGACTTCACTTCCAAGGTGGATATCGCGGATGCGAAGACTTCAACGATGTGGTACTGGCTGGCTGGCGTTGAAGTCTGGTCTTCAGACCAGACCGAGACGACGGTGGCTCTGGGAGATTCGATTACGGACGGCGTCGGGGCAAAACAGGGCGATTACAGCGGCTGGCCAGATCTTTTGGCAAACCGGCTGTCGGCCCAGAAAGGTCAGCCGCCGATGGCCGTAGTCAATGAAGGCATTGGTGGCAATCGGATATTGCACGACGGAGCTGGAGTCAATGCGCTCGCGCGGCTCGATCGCGACGTTCTTTCGCAGCCCGGGGTGGTGAACCTAATCGTACTGGAAGGCATTAACGACATCGGGTGGCCTCGCATGAAACCGCGGATGCCCGGTGGCGAGCAACTGAAAGAGCCACCTTTCGCGCGTGAAATGGTGAGCGCTGACGAGATCATCGGAGGGTTGAAGCAGATTGTCGAACGTGCTCATCAGCATGGAATCAGAGTCTTTGGCGCTACGCTCACTCCCTATGAGGGTGCCGATTATTACACCGTGGATGGCGAAGAGATCCGCCAGGCGGTGAATCAGTGGATCCGTTCGAGCGGGACATTTGATGGGGTTATCGATTTCGATGCTGCGGTAAGGGATCCAAAACAGCCGAGTCGATTCCGAGAGGGATATCACTCCGGAGATTCTCTGCACCCAAGTGCCGCCGGGTTTAAAGCTATGGCTGATGCGATTGATCTGACGATGCTCCGCGCCTCGTCGTCGGCGGCAGCCAAGAAGTGA
- a CDS encoding GntR family transcriptional regulator, translating into MANEKYRQIFEKLQKDISSGVYKPGKRLPSEAELVRRFKASRMTVFRAMRELQALGLVTRRVGSGTYVSLNSNSNSGSHVFGLLIPELGQTEIFEAICKGMMEAQEAMHHSLLWGNAVAHEEDKERAAEQLCEHYIASKVSGVFFAPVEYSSNRFQANHRIVAALDRARIPVVLLDRCIEPYPQRSNYDLVGIDNRRTGYLAAEQLIKAGAKRIAFVAKPNSAPTVDARIAGYREALLLLGEKQRIDMVNIGDVSDAKYIKSVLNKQRPDAFVCANDLTAGQLMHTLIALGRRIPDDIRIVGIDDVKYSRLLPVPLTTLHQPCRDIGRIAMAVMLDRIANPDLPPRDVLLRCELVVRKSCGWDGKKH; encoded by the coding sequence ATGGCGAACGAGAAATACCGTCAGATTTTTGAAAAACTGCAGAAGGACATCTCTTCGGGAGTGTACAAGCCCGGCAAGCGGTTGCCGAGTGAAGCCGAACTCGTACGGCGGTTCAAAGCGTCACGGATGACGGTGTTCAGAGCAATGCGGGAACTCCAGGCATTGGGCCTGGTGACCAGGCGCGTCGGCTCGGGAACCTATGTGTCCTTGAACTCGAACTCCAATTCGGGGAGTCATGTGTTTGGGCTGCTTATTCCTGAACTGGGACAGACCGAGATCTTTGAGGCCATCTGCAAAGGCATGATGGAAGCCCAGGAAGCCATGCACCACTCTTTGCTGTGGGGGAACGCGGTAGCACACGAGGAAGACAAAGAGCGAGCTGCTGAGCAACTTTGTGAACACTACATCGCCAGTAAGGTGTCCGGGGTGTTCTTTGCCCCGGTCGAGTACAGCTCGAACCGGTTCCAGGCTAACCACCGGATTGTTGCAGCTCTTGACCGTGCTCGAATTCCGGTCGTACTTCTCGACCGATGCATTGAGCCGTATCCGCAGCGGAGCAACTACGACTTGGTTGGAATTGACAACAGGCGTACGGGATACCTGGCTGCCGAACAACTGATCAAAGCCGGGGCCAAGCGCATTGCATTCGTTGCGAAGCCAAATTCCGCTCCCACGGTTGATGCACGCATTGCAGGTTATCGTGAAGCTCTTTTGCTGTTAGGCGAGAAGCAAAGGATAGACATGGTGAACATCGGAGATGTGTCTGACGCTAAATACATCAAATCAGTGCTGAACAAGCAGCGTCCAGATGCCTTCGTGTGTGCGAACGATCTCACGGCTGGACAACTGATGCACACCCTTATAGCGTTGGGCCGCCGGATCCCAGATGATATCCGAATCGTCGGCATCGACGATGTGAAGTATTCCCGGTTACTACCGGTTCCGCTGACTACGCTACATCAGCCGTGTCGCGACATCGGAAGAATTGCGATGGCCGTGATGCTGGACAGGATTGCCAACCCTGATTTGCCGCCCCGAGACGTTCTTCTCCGGTGTGAGCTGGTGGTGCGCAAGTCATGCGGATGGGATGGTAAGAAACACTAA